The nucleotide window TTGGCTCAAAGCCTTTATCTATGTTTATCCCCAGTTCATTCTCGGGAAGGTCTCGGATATGGCCCATTGAGGCAATGACATTGTATTTACCCTCTAAATATTTTGTAATTGTTTTTGCCTTGGTCGGGCTTTCCACAATAATAAGGGGTTTCATTTTAAAAGATTATGCCTCCGCCGCACATAAAACCTGAATTACATCTGCTAAATACTGGGTCTTATCTTTTCTGTTAGGTAATATTTTATCTTCAAAAATGGCTGTGTATTTATTAAGCAAGTAATTTACCATCGCATTAAGTTCAATTTCCTCGCATTCAGAATTTATTATGGCATCATACTTTATTCTCAAATCCATATCTCTCTTTAATAGCTCTAAAAAGGTTGTAGCAAAATTCTTCTGACACTTGAGCAACATAGCTCTTTCCTCAATGGTTATTAGTTGGGATAACCAAATATCATCATATTTCAATAAAAGTAAATCAGATACAGGAAAGCTTTTTCTAAAAAGTTTTAGGGTAATATCATTTCCATATAAAGCACCTATCTTTACTTTTAGATTTGAATAGCTTAAACCAAGCTCCATCTGTAAGCTTTCAGAATCTTCGTTGATTATTTTTATACTTAAATTTTGTTTAATCAAATTTTGCAGATATTCAAAACCTTGCTTGCTTGAAGAATAAAAGCCATTGGTTTTGTCGCTCTTAAGGGTTGCGGGATTATCTCCTTTGTCAAACAAGACACCAATGTATATTTCAACAATTTCAATTCCAAAATTCTCAAGTAATTCTGCTAATGAAAATTCCTTGCCACCTTTTCTAAACAACTTTTTATTGGATTTTAAATATTCTACAAAAATTCCAAACTTCTCCGATGTCCAGATTTCTCGCCTTCCCGCCGTTCCTCCCGTATCCACCCTATTTTTGAGTTCAACCAACACCATTGTTTTCTCATCTTGGATAATGCTTCCTACATCACTACTTACATCCCTATCACCTAGCCAATCCCATTCAATTGTTCTTAAAATTTTCTTTTCCTCTGATGCCAATCCCTGCATAGTAAAGATTCCCTTCTTTTTATGAAGGGATGGATATTCTAACCAAAATGGAAGTTTGCTAAGTTCTATCTCAAGAGAACAAGTTTCAAAAGAGGAGGCAATTTTCTTTTCAATATACTTCCCCCTACCGCCTTGGCTATGATGATAATATGAGCTAACACCTAATAAAGCCTCATAGTATTCTCTAATTTCAGAAGGAACACTCAATAACCCATCGTAAACCTTGGCTACAGGGTCAAAATCTTTAGCATTAACATTAATGCATAACTCCTTAAAGTTTATCAATATATTTTTATAAGGCTCATAGAGTAATATCTGGCCCACATCTAATTTTTCTTTCGCCTTTACACAGAGAAGATTCCTCTTTGTAATCATATTTATTTCTCCTTTTCGCAGATTATTACACTTTCTCCCCTTATTGCTCTATTGCGCGCTCCCAAAAGGGGATTAAATATCAATTTTTTAAACCTAAACCCAGCTTCTTCACAGAATTTTTTGGTGGTCATAGTGGTCGGGATTTTTTTACCACCAACCGTGCTATCGCCAATTATAATTGCTAATTTACCTCCCGGTTTTAATGCCCAGAAGATATTTTTTATGGATTCTTTCAAGTCCTGGTAATACATAGCAACCCTTGCAGGTAATCCACTATAGCCAGCTTTTACCTGTGTGTTATTTTTCATCCCCAGATATTTAGAAGAAATCTTTTTCATATCTGCACCAAGATAATCGTAAGCAATTTTGTCTTTTCCCACATAGTCTATTGAAAAATAATAAGGTGGGCTTGTAATACAGGCATCAAACATTTCTTGCATTTCACTTATGGTTTTTAGTTTAAGTATATCACCTTCTATAATACTGGCTGGTTCAAATTTAAGTCCATATTTTTCTTTAATCTCTATTGTCTTTTTATGGCAATTTTTTATGTAGTTTAACTTTTCAATAAAGAGACCCATTTTGCCTTTTTTGTTGTATCTTGAGGTTCGCACAAAGGCATCTTGTGTATCAAAATACACTGCCAACATTAACTTGTAAATTAAAGGGTTAGAATGCTCCCATTTTTTATTTTCTATGGCTTGAATAATATCCTGTAATTCCTTCAGGGTAAAATTTAGCTTCTGCTCATCAATAAAGAGTAAATCGTTTTTTAATTCGGATAAAATAATTCCCATCGGCGTAACATCTATACCCACGCTTTTAATTCCCATAAGAGAAGCCTCGTGTGTGGCTGTGCCAGAACCATTGAAAGGGTCTAAAAGAAGTGAATTTTGGTTTAAGTTAAAGGCATTTATCAAGGTTCTGACGACCCTTGGATAAAATTTACCTTTATAGGGATAAAGATTGTGAAAACAATATGCATTGGTATCACCGAATTTATCCACCAAATCAGTGTAAAGGGTAGTTTTTCCTTTTAC belongs to bacterium and includes:
- a CDS encoding toprim domain-containing protein translates to MKPLIIVESPTKAKTITKYLEGKYNVIASMGHIRDLPENELGINIDKGFEP